In Dehalococcoidia bacterium, the following proteins share a genomic window:
- a CDS encoding enoyl-CoA hydratase/isomerase family protein, translated as MNYETVLLQKEDKVATIILNRPEKLNTMSPELMSDLTKAIGEVERDDEVRAVIVTGAGRAFCAGGDVHKLLAPSRDPLKIMGLAHDGAKMVSAMRNLPKPLIAAVNGPAIGGGFNIALACDIIIAAENASFCSAFVLLGLHPDTGGIYFLTRLVGTARACELIFTGKTIGAAEAERIGLVNHVVPADKLETTVRELATRLANGPSMAIGLAKASIYQSLTMDMASVLELEARSVGMTLATEDANAAIDAFLEKRKVVFKGK; from the coding sequence ATGAACTACGAGACAGTCCTCCTTCAGAAGGAAGACAAGGTAGCAACAATTATCCTGAACCGACCTGAAAAACTGAACACGATGAGCCCCGAACTGATGTCTGATTTGACGAAGGCAATCGGCGAGGTGGAAAGGGATGATGAAGTCAGGGCGGTCATCGTCACCGGAGCGGGCAGGGCCTTTTGCGCCGGAGGAGATGTGCACAAACTCCTTGCGCCTTCCAGAGATCCGTTAAAGATTATGGGGCTTGCCCATGATGGGGCCAAGATGGTCTCCGCCATGCGGAACCTTCCCAAGCCGCTGATCGCGGCAGTCAACGGCCCCGCCATAGGGGGAGGTTTCAATATTGCCCTTGCCTGCGACATCATCATCGCGGCTGAAAACGCCAGCTTCTGCTCTGCCTTTGTCTTGTTGGGATTGCACCCCGACACCGGAGGAATATATTTCCTGACCCGGCTGGTTGGCACTGCCCGAGCCTGCGAATTGATCTTCACAGGGAAGACCATAGGTGCTGCGGAAGCGGAGAGAATCGGTTTAGTGAACCACGTGGTTCCTGCAGATAAGTTGGAGACGACAGTCAGAGAACTGGCAACCCGATTGGCCAACGGCCCGTCAATGGCAATCGGTCTGGCCAAGGCTTCCATCTATCAATCATTGACCATGGATATGGCCTCAGTGCTGGAACTTGAGGCCAGGTCTGTCGGTATGACACTTGCCACTGAAGATGCCAATGCCGCAATAGACGCATTCCTGGAGAAAAGGAAGGTTGTGTTCAAAGGAAAATGA
- a CDS encoding flavodoxin family protein: MKIVAVLGSPRNGGSSDTLAEAFLREAEQLGAQIERFRLSKLNYRGCLGCGRCKTDSQECIQRDDLTPVLQAVRQCDALLVASPVYFLDVSSQTKGFIDRCYSFCEPHIVGSPSRSKLPKGKSIVFVVTQGADAESFADLPQRYRFVFDMIGFAPVHVIRGCGLGFKKDAVARREDLLKESRETARKVIQNMKPLEK; the protein is encoded by the coding sequence ATGAAAATCGTAGCAGTATTAGGGAGTCCGAGGAATGGCGGCAGCAGCGACACACTGGCTGAAGCATTTCTCAGGGAGGCGGAGCAACTCGGAGCGCAGATCGAACGATTCCGGCTGAGCAAGCTGAATTACAGGGGATGTCTGGGATGCGGCCGCTGCAAGACCGATAGCCAAGAATGCATCCAGAGGGATGACTTGACCCCCGTCCTGCAGGCCGTCCGCCAATGTGACGCTCTCCTTGTTGCATCGCCGGTCTATTTTCTGGATGTATCTTCACAGACGAAGGGGTTTATCGACAGGTGCTATTCTTTCTGTGAGCCTCACATTGTCGGCAGTCCCTCCCGGAGCAAACTGCCAAAAGGAAAATCCATTGTATTTGTAGTTACCCAAGGAGCCGACGCGGAATCTTTCGCCGATCTCCCCCAGCGATACCGATTCGTCTTCGATATGATCGGCTTTGCCCCCGTACACGTGATCCGTGGCTGCGGGCTCGGGTTCAAGAAGGATGCCGTTGCCAGGCGCGAAGACTTACTGAAAGAGTCCCGGGAAACGGCTCGCAAGGTCATTCAAAACATGAAACCACTGGAAAAGTGA
- a CDS encoding enoyl-CoA hydratase/isomerase family protein, which produces MAEERKILFKHHTNNVDSILYEDMVDVQWQPEVKSVRIVEKYADKKNSMPIAFWRWLTEFIYENVNKNDQVKSYVLACDPGTDFGGGNDANELGGYIGYGDGKTKETQKRPTQMSRMIPDRDVVFGNRGIEQAIHRGMKTSIFEVRGLCYGQHFTNALVADIVIAAKGTLFTHPAYRYLGPFGNTNILIENLGVKKAKECILTAKPMVAEDMSRNGLCTEVVDEKDLRKTTDEYVQAINLLPMDGICMGHGLIEQGLENRGYGLSFVQSWTGHGWFTNLSYADNEFNFLKYRRDMGLKEAMYFRDKKAPKAWRMGRARYEKD; this is translated from the coding sequence ATGGCAGAAGAAAGGAAAATACTCTTCAAACACCACACGAACAATGTGGACAGCATCCTCTACGAGGACATGGTAGATGTCCAGTGGCAGCCCGAGGTCAAGTCGGTCAGGATCGTCGAGAAATATGCGGACAAGAAGAACTCCATGCCCATCGCCTTCTGGCGCTGGCTGACCGAGTTCATCTACGAGAACGTCAACAAGAACGATCAAGTTAAGAGTTATGTGTTGGCATGCGACCCGGGGACCGATTTCGGCGGCGGCAATGACGCCAATGAGTTGGGCGGATACATCGGATACGGCGATGGCAAAACGAAAGAAACACAGAAGCGCCCCACCCAGATGTCGCGCATGATTCCGGATAGGGATGTGGTTTTCGGAAACAGGGGTATTGAGCAGGCCATTCACCGCGGAATGAAGACCAGCATCTTCGAGGTCAGGGGATTGTGCTACGGCCAGCATTTTACCAATGCCTTGGTCGCCGATATCGTCATTGCCGCGAAAGGGACCCTTTTCACCCATCCGGCTTATCGGTATCTTGGACCTTTCGGCAACACCAATATCCTCATCGAGAATCTGGGCGTCAAGAAGGCGAAGGAATGTATCCTCACCGCCAAGCCGATGGTAGCTGAGGACATGTCCCGCAACGGCCTTTGCACAGAGGTTGTGGATGAGAAAGATCTGCGCAAGACAACCGACGAATATGTTCAGGCAATCAACCTGCTGCCGATGGACGGCATTTGCATGGGCCATGGCCTGATTGAACAGGGTTTGGAAAACCGCGGCTACGGCCTGAGTTTCGTCCAGTCCTGGACCGGCCACGGCTGGTTCACCAACCTCTCCTATGCCGATAACGAGTTCAACTTCCTCAAATACAGAAGAGATATGGGACTCAAGGAAGCCATGTACTTCCGGGACAAGAAGGCCCCGAAGGCATGGAGAATGGGCAGAGCCAGATACGAGAAAGACTAG
- a CDS encoding enoyl-CoA hydratase/isomerase family protein produces the protein MDNKVLLEVEGAIATVTLNRPDAINALDSDVFAGLEKAALDITNNPAISVVILTGAGDKAFSPGLDVKAFVAEGGLPTAGRVHRNAADRLTNMGRIFTLYEDLVVPVIAAIHGYCFAGGLELALCCDIRIAAENSLFSLPEVNIGTIPDIGGTQRLPKIIGPGYTKELTYTARRIDAREALRIGLVNHVYPREQLMPEVKKLAQEIAKKHPATIQAAKKAINAGWTQGLKEGIAYETSMACYSVSLAGKPTEAAAGLKKEK, from the coding sequence ATGGATAACAAAGTGCTTTTAGAAGTCGAGGGAGCGATTGCCACCGTCACTCTGAATCGTCCCGACGCTATAAATGCCCTTGACTCCGATGTTTTTGCAGGGCTTGAGAAGGCCGCTCTGGATATAACCAATAACCCCGCAATAAGCGTAGTTATACTCACTGGAGCTGGGGATAAAGCCTTCAGCCCCGGTTTGGACGTAAAAGCATTTGTGGCAGAAGGTGGACTGCCGACAGCAGGTCGGGTTCATCGCAACGCTGCCGATAGACTTACCAACATGGGCAGGATATTCACCCTTTATGAAGATCTCGTCGTGCCTGTGATCGCGGCAATACACGGGTATTGCTTTGCCGGAGGATTGGAATTAGCTCTGTGCTGCGATATAAGGATTGCGGCAGAAAATTCTCTCTTCTCTTTGCCTGAAGTCAATATCGGCACGATTCCCGATATCGGAGGTACCCAGCGTCTGCCGAAAATTATCGGTCCGGGATACACCAAAGAGCTCACCTACACCGCTCGCAGGATTGATGCCAGGGAAGCATTGCGAATCGGGCTGGTTAATCATGTATATCCCAGGGAACAATTGATGCCGGAGGTCAAGAAGCTGGCTCAGGAAATCGCCAAGAAACACCCGGCTACGATACAGGCGGCCAAGAAAGCGATCAACGCAGGGTGGACGCAGGGACTGAAAGAGGGAATCGCCTATGAGACATCGATGGCTTGCTACTCAGTGTCTCTGGCCGGAAAACCCACCGAGGCAGCTGCCGGACTGAAAAAAGAAAAGTAA
- a CDS encoding TetR/AcrR family transcriptional regulator, whose translation MEKELTRQEEIYRAAARLFFTKGYHGTSMRDLAASVGVEQAALYYYYRSKGEILYAIMKKAVLDLIETSDSALKNEVTLMDKMRRFLNNHMIFFLERRDEAGLGFELRNLEREQQDELRQLQRAYIERFRLILDQGVQEGVFRPCDTHIVTMILVATTNSVAAWYHPEGQRGPDEIADIFTDIAIRGVSQAADVNVAM comes from the coding sequence ATGGAAAAGGAACTGACCAGGCAAGAGGAAATCTATCGGGCTGCCGCGCGGTTGTTTTTCACCAAAGGTTACCACGGTACAAGTATGCGAGATCTGGCGGCTTCGGTCGGGGTGGAGCAGGCTGCGCTGTACTATTACTACCGAAGCAAAGGCGAGATACTCTACGCCATCATGAAAAAGGCCGTTCTTGATCTGATAGAAACCTCCGATTCCGCTCTGAAAAATGAAGTGACCCTTATGGACAAGATGCGCAGATTCCTCAATAATCACATGATTTTCTTTCTGGAACGACGTGATGAAGCTGGCCTGGGGTTTGAGTTGCGCAATCTTGAACGTGAACAGCAAGACGAGTTAAGACAATTGCAGAGGGCATATATCGAGAGATTCCGGCTGATTCTGGATCAAGGGGTACAGGAGGGTGTTTTTCGCCCTTGCGATACCCATATCGTTACTATGATACTGGTAGCCACGACGAATTCGGTGGCGGCGTGGTATCATCCCGAAGGCCAGCGCGGCCCGGATGAGATTGCCGACATTTTCACCGACATTGCTATCCGAGGTGTATCTCAGGCAGCTGATGTGAATGTGGCAATGTGA